Part of the Sorghum bicolor cultivar BTx623 chromosome 1, Sorghum_bicolor_NCBIv3, whole genome shotgun sequence genome, CCCCGGGACCGCCGTCTGGGGCGCCTGCGTCAGCGTCACCGGTGGCggtgccgccggcgccggcgcggcggcggcggcgccgcgggtGCTGACGGCGTCCTGGGAGCCGAAGAAGAGTACGTTGGTGGGGAAGTTGGGCGACTCCGGGTCGGCCTCGGGCGCCGCCCGCGGCGGCACGGGCTTGGCGTCCTCCTCGTCGGCGACCGCGCAGCGGCACAGCGGGCAGGTGGAGTGGGACCGGAGCCACAtgtcgacgcactcgacgtggAACGCGTGGCCGCACCGGGGCAGCACGCGCGCCGCCTCCCCGGGGCCCACCTCGGCGATGCACACGGCGCAGTCCGCGGGGGTGTCCCCGGCGCCCACCTCCTTCCTCGGCAGCGCCGCGATGGCCGCCTCGcccatgccgccgccgccgccgtggcacCCCGCGCCCGCGAACACGAAGCGGGGCCGGCCCAGGTCCTGGCGctcgcctcctccgccgccgatgGTGGGGGCGGCGCCGCGGTACCGCTTGGCGCAGAGGAAGAGGTAGAAGCAGATGACGAAGGTGATGaagatggccgccgccgccgccagcatcGTGGCCGCCGCGGCCACGGAGGTGCCCGTCACCGCCATCGGAGCGTCGGGTCCAGATCCCcttttctcctcctcctcctcctcctcccaggAAGCAGGCTGTTCCCCAGCTTTCTTGGCTACCTAGGACTCGCCTGACTCCTGTTGGGTTTGGTTCTTGGCCGCCGGGGTGGAGACCGGCGGCGCGCTCCTAGCTGCTAGTAGTGGCTAGCTAGTGGGGGAATTGGGTGGAGTCGGAGAGGGTTCTGCGGTGTATATATACGGAGTGATCGGGATGGGGAAGGAGGAGGAGCGTCGTGTGTGATTTTGGATGGGTTTGGAGGGACGAGGGGAAAGTGGACGACAACAGCGACGCTGGCTGCCTGGCCGACTAGCGGTCACTACTGGCTCCACTGCGGTCACTTTTTACCTCACTGATATCAGCGCTGCCACGgtcaaaaagaaaaagtaaTGTTTACATTTATCATATTATTTTATATCAGCTTAAGTTTATAGATAATTTTGTATGTATTTACAACGTTAAATATTGGTTTTCTTTTTGTACTATGTACTAATTTGTGCTTATGCTGGAGGGGCTTGCGCCCCTACAGATGAttttattgaaaaaaaaaagattaaacGTTTACAGAAgcaccaaaaaaaagaaataaggaGAAGCTAGGGTACATTGAAAAGTTAGGTCCGGCTGGATGTTATGGAAAATGAGAGCATTTCTTGCGGTCCAAATTGCTCGGCACATAAAAAATGTTGCTTTCATGTAAAATTTGGACTCCGCTGCATCTTTGAGGAAGAACATAGGAAATTTAAACtattcgcttgtcttataagtcATACTTTTTATGTcagtcaacagtgtttttctcttataataaatcggCGTACAGTATTTTCAGgcatgacttttcagaccagcgagTCAAGAGGGACGTCCACTTCAATGTATTTACAATATTACATTGCAAATTCATATTGCAAGAAGAGATGATGAACTGTTTCTTCCATATTCTGGGCACAGAGCTCACAGTTGTATGATTGGACTgccatattttttcttttaggATATTTCTTGTACTTAGTCTGTTATTTAACATAAGTCAAAAAGAAGACCTTGTGTTTTggtttgtaaaagtttttccaaatccATTGAATAGAGGGATGATGTTGTAAGTGACCCATCAGGAATTTGTAAGCTACTGACGAAGAAAATCTAGCGTCCCCCTAACGTTTAGCTGATAAGCCACGGCATAAggtattgttggctgatttattgtaagaaaaaaaaacactgccGAATGACTAGCAGATTCGGCTAATAAGCTCAAGTGATCAAGATAAGCACCAAATATTCTGTTCTGCACTTAATTGCATGTTCGATGTTTCCTGAGTTACCTGTTGCAATTGGTTATATGCTATTTTTGAGAGGAGAAGTTGTAATATTAGTTCGTGAaaggaaaagtttttgggtacgGTAGCTAAGGATGAAAATAGAACGGAAATATCTCGAACTGAACTACATCGTTTTCTGTATTTATTCTGATCACATTCGTATTTTCTTATTCGACTTAACCGTTTTCGCTTTTGTATTTTAGATGTTTtgtatttcaaatgtaaaagtagaaaacagTTTACATATTTTTCAAACAttttctacttttctacttttaatttgaaatattttaaattcaaaatttggtttAAACTGAATTTAGCCAACTATATGGTTACACAGCCTAATTACATGCTACAGTCATGAGGTGTTGTCCTCTCCGTTCGAGTTTATAT contains:
- the LOC8077082 gene encoding E3 ubiquitin-protein ligase EL5: MAVTGTSVAAAATMLAAAAAIFITFVICFYLFLCAKRYRGAAPTIGGGGGERQDLGRPRFVFAGAGCHGGGGGMGEAAIAALPRKEVGAGDTPADCAVCIAEVGPGEAARVLPRCGHAFHVECVDMWLRSHSTCPLCRCAVADEEDAKPVPPRAAPEADPESPNFPTNVLFFGSQDAVSTRGAAAAAPAPAAPPPVTLTQAPQTAVPGPIAGVAAVVEAARVAALRRLLGCGGGATPAPSPAHQQQQQQQNQDVDLESGLGGGETSGSPPAKPQ